The following are encoded together in the Bacillus sp. V2I10 genome:
- a CDS encoding CamS family sex pheromone protein: MKKVMVMLLAGCLFLSACAPSFGDQEEIVRETEDESTEKAIIPKYNISDSYYKMILPFKEGKARGLVAENINTRLDIDEFETGLMRVAQDEFSPDNHLYQEGQYLDEKTVREWLSRKLEGDKLKEAQDKAKANKETFKNEGLNPIASTEGDYIQQNEKSPIYLAHMLEHNYLVRKGENTVELGGVVIGLALNSVHYYREAVGEPQREYVIDPQKLEAEGKKMAEEVIKRVRSQKGLENVPVVIALYKQAPKSSIVPGSFIASTVVDGGSNQIGKWNSIDEEYVFFPSPQGTEDYREDANLFERFKQDIDEFFPNYTGVIGKAFYKGEEMQELKIDIPMQFYGKSEVIAFTQFVTGKVVDYFPDYVSVEVNINSTSGQEALIVRKPGQEKPTVHIYQ; encoded by the coding sequence TTGAAAAAAGTAATGGTAATGCTGCTCGCAGGCTGTTTATTCCTTTCAGCCTGCGCACCCAGCTTTGGTGATCAAGAGGAAATCGTGCGGGAAACAGAAGATGAATCAACCGAAAAAGCGATTATTCCGAAATACAACATTTCAGACTCCTACTATAAAATGATCCTGCCTTTTAAAGAAGGAAAAGCAAGAGGACTTGTCGCTGAAAACATCAATACCCGCTTAGACATCGATGAGTTTGAAACGGGACTGATGAGAGTTGCGCAGGACGAATTTTCTCCTGACAATCATCTTTATCAGGAGGGACAGTATCTTGATGAGAAGACCGTTCGGGAGTGGCTTAGCCGCAAACTTGAAGGGGACAAATTGAAAGAAGCGCAAGATAAAGCAAAAGCGAATAAGGAAACCTTTAAAAATGAGGGTCTGAACCCAATTGCAAGCACTGAAGGCGACTATATTCAGCAAAATGAAAAAAGCCCAATCTACTTAGCACACATGCTTGAACACAATTACTTAGTCCGTAAAGGCGAAAATACAGTCGAGCTTGGCGGAGTTGTCATTGGACTTGCTTTAAACTCGGTTCATTACTACCGTGAAGCGGTTGGTGAACCGCAGCGTGAATATGTAATAGATCCGCAGAAGCTTGAAGCAGAGGGAAAAAAGATGGCTGAGGAAGTCATTAAGCGCGTCCGAAGCCAAAAAGGCCTAGAAAATGTACCAGTTGTCATTGCATTATACAAGCAAGCACCGAAGTCATCCATTGTACCTGGAAGCTTTATCGCAAGCACAGTAGTAGACGGCGGCAGCAATCAAATCGGCAAATGGAACAGCATTGATGAGGAATACGTCTTTTTCCCATCACCTCAAGGTACGGAAGACTATCGTGAGGATGCCAATCTCTTTGAACGATTCAAACAGGACATCGACGAATTTTTCCCTAACTACACAGGCGTTATCGGCAAAGCGTTTTACAAAGGGGAAGAAATGCAAGAATTGAAGATTGATATACCCATGCAATTCTACGGAAAATCAGAAGTCATTGCCTTTACCCAGTTTGTCACAGGTAAAGTGGTCGACTATTTCCCTGATTACGTTTCAGTTGAAGTAAACATCAATTCAACAAGCGGCCAAGAGGCGCTGATCGTTCGTAAGCCGGGACAGGAAAAGCCGACCGTTCATATTTATCAATAA